Proteins from a genomic interval of Chitinophagales bacterium:
- a CDS encoding transposase, which yields MQGGKLYFFTATNLEWKMVLWNDHYKMIVVNSLRYLIFKNEVIVYAFVIMPNHMHIIWSFPEFSDPSKIKQRFMKYTAQVIIEDLKRNRNSLLYDLKVDAADRMYQVWERNPLAVELFTESIMWQKLEYIHNNPCNNRWRLTTYPENYRFSSASFYILNKSEWDFITHIKEA from the coding sequence ATGCAAGGTGGTAAACTTTATTTCTTTACTGCAACAAATCTGGAGTGGAAGATGGTACTCTGGAATGATCATTATAAAATGATTGTAGTAAACAGTTTAAGGTATTTAATTTTCAAAAATGAAGTCATTGTATATGCATTTGTCATAATGCCAAATCACATGCATATCATATGGAGTTTTCCTGAGTTTTCAGATCCTTCTAAAATTAAACAGCGATTTATGAAATATACAGCACAGGTAATTATTGAAGACTTAAAAAGAAACAGAAACTCACTGTTATATGATTTGAAGGTTGACGCAGCAGACAGAATGTATCAGGTATGGGAAAGAAATCCATTAGCAGTAGAATTGTTTACTGAAAGTATTATGTGGCAGAAGTTAGAGTACATCCACAATAACCCTTGCAACAATCGTTGGCGATTGACAACGTATCCGGAAAATTATCGCTTTTCATCTGCATCATTTTATATTTTGAATAAAAGTGAATGGGATTTCATTACACATATCAAGGAAGCATAA